gactttttattatttggttgcagggttgtttgagagagaccatcttcatcctacacctcccactgattgataaaccttaggtcatccacttgagggaaatttgctactgtcctacaaaactctacgcttggaggcccgaCATGAGTCTACAaaaacaagttgtgtagtagacatcagggggGCCGAGTTGTGGATCTCAGACAGATGGTAACGGGAACAAGGGAGACGATGTTTAACCAGGTTTgagccctcttgatggaggtaaaaccctacgtcctactCTTGTTTATATTACAAAAGATGTATcaagtacagagttgatctacctcgagatcgtgagaTGGGTTCTAACTCTAAGGCTAGATGAATGCGATTGTGTCCTCTCTCCTCTACGGGCTAAACCTTTTGGTTTGTATACACGCCAGGTAGGGCACCTAGGGTTACAAGGTTGACAGCATGGCATGGAGGCGGTAGGAGAAGTCTTGGAGTATACGTCAAGTCTTCGGTGGGGGTAGTCTTGATCTGGCTTCCAATGTGCGACTTTAATTGGACCCGAGGGCCatagcaaaataaaataaaataaattacaaaataaaataaaagtaaataaattgcagcaaggtatttaggATTTTAGTAATATGGTTTAATTGGAACCGGGGGCCATAGCTTTCACTAGAGGCGTCTCTCTAAAAAACATGTCAAACGGTGGGtacacaaattactgttgggcaactaATAAAatagcgcatagttatgacgttaCTCATGGCATGATCAGTACATAGGCGTTACATCCGTGACAGGTAGACCAAAACGATTTTGCATcgactactattactccacttcgAGAGCACTTCTATGCTTGCCTCTCtaggtattaagttcatgacaaacagaGCAATGCTTCaagcatgatgacatgatgcagacaGAATAAAACTAATCAATATGATcaaaccccatcgttttatctttagtagcaacaatacaaatatgtgcctcgctacccTTTCTGTCAagaggtgaggacaccgcaatTGAAGCTACTAGTATGCACCACTTCCACTGAAGACCTAATCATCAACTTGGCCATAACTCATAGATCGAAAAGTAGTACATAGCTATAACAATCAcacataataaagttcagaaataactcaattactttcaatgaatagtctgatcataaacccacaattcatcggatcccaacaaacgcaCCACATAAAAGATTACGGTGAATCGATCTCCgaagagaacattgtattgaagttcagagagagagagagagatctagctactgctatggacccataggtcttaTGGGGAGCTAATCAAACATCATCAGAGGTGCAGCAAGGTTGATTTTATcccttcgtgatcgattccccctccggcagagtactgGCGGAGGCCTCCAGACGGGATAGCGGAAGAATAGAGGCTTACGGCGGCAAAATAATTGTTTTTGGTCTCGTTCTAGGGTTTCAAAATATTTGGTAATTTATGGAGTTCGAATTAGGTCAgacggagccacgaggggcccacaagacatcagGGTGCGCCCCGTTGTCTTGCCATCTCCTCGTCTGGCTTCTGGTCCTTCCCCAAAGCTTCTAGGGCCCCTCCTGGTCCAGAAAAAATTGTCAAAATGTTTCGtcgtgtttggactccgtttggtaggGATTTTTTGtaaaaccaaaaacatgcaaaaacaacaactggcactaggcactgggttaATAGATTAGTTCCCATAAATAATATAAAAACATATAAAATTGATAATAAGGTAGCATGAgataaataaaaaaatatagatatgtCAGAGACGTATCAATGTGCCGGTCACTCCGATGCTCGTCGCTGTCTAGGATCGTCATGCAGTCGCTCCGGTGCTCGCCACTGCCGGTGTGAGTGGagaagagagaagagagagcGGTGAGGGTAATTTATGACGCGACTTTGGGAAACAAGGCGGCTTCTCGAGACTGCATCGATGTGTGCAACTGCCCACACCCACGTGCCTCGAGTTGCATCGCTCGGGCCTGGCTCTGAAAAACGGCCGATTCGGCCGTTCCTCTGGATGCAGGCTCAGAGATGCTTTAAGTTCTGTGCGAGCCAACTTTTTGATACTACCCGAACAACCAAAAAGGCCAAAAACTGCCGGCACGGGCCTGGCTGGGCTTGATGCAGGTTACCAAACGTGCCCTTAGAAACTTTGGATGGGTCTTGCCCACCCAGAGCACACACTCTCAAATTGGTTGACGAAGACACATGAAATTGTTCACCATTCACCCGCAACAGCTAGGGTTTCTCTATGGTAGTTGGCTTTTGTGCCCCTCTCTCGTGCGCAACAATCCATGTTTTCTTAAGAATTATAGGGTTCAAAAATATAATTGAAGACTACACATCCCAGAGTTTCAAACAGAATTGCATATTTGAAACAACATGTTAGCAGCTTGATATAGTCAAGCACAATTACAATATTTGTAAGTTCTACTCAATTTTTAGAAACTATAGTACACTATTAAAAAATGTAATTTCTTATTTTACTAATTGACAAAAAAGCTTTATAAACATGTTAGAATATGTTGAACGGTACAGTAACCAACGTTAGGGATAGAGTACGCGTaggttcataggggtgagtgtatatGTGTTTGTATGAACGTTTGTGTAGTGTATTCAAAATGATAATTAGTGTTGAACGGTACAGTAACCAACGGTATCGAGAAGAGATGTCGCAGTGTAGGCACTAAATTCAGATTTTTGTAACTTAATATttcctccgtctcaaaataagtgttctatccgaaaaaaatattttttgtacTAGCTCTAATACAAATTTGTACTAAGCTCAGGACATTTATTTTGGATGAAGGGAGTATGAAACTAAATTGGTGCTCCCGCCATATTTTTTCCTATGTCCCCACCAGCCAGGCAGCATCACTCCACAATCCCCGTTTACTTTTCGGCCCACGATGCAAACCGGGGGCGCAAAAATCGCAAAATTTGGGATCCGCTGCCACGTCACCGATCCGCATCCAGTCCACGGCACGATCCGCGGCATCTCCGGCAAAAGCTGCCTCAGCCGTCCATTTCCTCTCCATCGGACGGCTCCAGCCGCCTCCACAACCTCCCCTCACCCTTATATACTACCCCTTCCCCCGTCTCACCTCACCCATCTCTTCCACCCACCAATCCCCGCTCAAAAACCCCCAAATCCCCTTTTCTCTCAAGCTACTCGGAGCAGGCAGCCATGTCGGGGCGGGGCAAGGGCGGCAAGGGGCTCGGCAAGGGCGGCGCGAAGCGCCACCGCAAGGTCCTGCGCGACAACATCCAgggcatcaccaagccggcgatCCGGAGGCTGGCCCGGAGGGGCGGCGTGAAGCGCATCTCGGGGCTCATCtacgaggagacccgcggcgtGCTCAAGATCTTCCTCGAGAACGTCATCCGCGACGCCGTCACCTACACCGAGCACGCCCGCCGCAAGACCGTCACCGCCATGGACGTCGTCTACGCGCTCAAGCGCCAGGGCCGCACCCTGTACGGCTTCGGCGGCTGAAGAGCCGCGGCGCTGGCTGGCCCTGGCGCACCAGCCATGGCTCGCGGTCAAGAAAGTGGAGAAGAGGAGAAATCTGTAGTTGATCTGGGTTCTGTGCCTTCTATGCTTAGTAGTAGTATCCTATGCTTAGTAGTTTGCTTCCGTGTTCTGAACCTGATGGGCAAATACTGTGTTTGCCGAGTTATATGGTTCGAGAGTTAACAAAACTGTTCTCCAGTTATGAATTATGCTAATGACGATGCTGTTCTGCTTTATGACTCTTTGTGGTGCCGCATTTAGCCTGTTGCGAATCTGGTGATGCAATTGTTTTCTTGCTGTCCTGTATGTATTTCTTTTCTTCCGCTGTGTTGGCTGTGGATCCGCGGCTGTCTTCTGCAGATCCCGCAACTAATTGAATGATTATTTGCTGCAAACCTTGCTGTGTCAAGATGATAGCGCTGAGCCGATAGGTTCTCTTCGTGCGTTGTAATTTCCCTTGCTTTTTTCTGATATCCCGTTTGGGATGCATTGCAGAATCCTTCCCGCGTCTCTGCAGATCTTAATTTGTCGGTGTAATATGGCCAGAACTTTGCAGATGGGTGTCAATTCGTTTGGATTTGTTTTTCGTACGGTAAATCTTGCTTGGCACAGTCCCTGCCAAAGTCAGTCTCGCTGAATTTTCTGCCCTTATCGAACAGCCTACTTGTGCTCGCTCCACTACTGATTGGCAATCGACCTTGCCATCGTGCTGCTCTAGCGTTTAATTTGTTTGGACTCCGGAGACGCGCTTCCAACTCAAAGGAACGGCAGAAGTAGTGGGGCGCTTTGGAAGCCTTTCAGTTTGAGGTTCCTAGCGATAAGTTTGATGTTCCCGTGGGATTCATAATTTCTTTAGTTGGAAAATGCCTATCGCTATTTTAAAAAACAAATGAAAAAGGTGTCTACCTGTTTTTTGAAATATCCATGAAAATGTTCTTaatttttaaaaatgtacaaGAATTTAAACGTTCAGTATTTTTAAAGATTTTTTTGAGTGGAAGTATTTTAAAAGAAATAGTTCGTATATATGGCTATCCATATATTCTGTTTCGCCATGCAAAAAtagggaaaaaagaaaaaatattctGTTTCGCGGGCCGTCTGACGGTCTAGGCCCATCAGCCCCCCAAGTGTCCAGTCCCATATTCATTGCTCCCTTACCACCCACACCAACCCACGACCCACGGCCCCTAATAAAGCCGAGCGCGGAAGCCCACCCACCCACAAGTTTCTTCGCTGCCCCTCGTCGTCGTCGGCGCTTCCCCCTCCCGATTCATCGCCGACCCCCCTCCTCTCCCCCCTCCCGCAGCACTCGCCCGCTTACAGACACCAATCCACTCCGCCGCCTCCCACACTCCTCTCCACCAAGCCACCGCCGGGCCAGAAGAACCCCCCTCCGTGTCTCCTCGGCCAATCGCCCCTCGCCCCCCACACGCCTCCGATTCCCCGCGTGCCTCATTTTCGCTTGGCGCGCGCGTCCTTTCGATCCGGCTCTATCCGTCCGTACCAGCGGCGAAGTCGGGCGCCTCTGCTCTCTGCGGCGAGCGGCTAGGGTTTCCGCCCGAGCTCCCGAGCTCCGGGGCGCGGGGGGATGGCGGCCCAGGGAGGCGAGGTGGCTGCCGGATCCGACCCCAAGCCCAACGAGGTATgcttgcgccgctcctcgtcaCTCAGGAATCCCGAGCTTGGCAGGCCTTTGCTTCCGCCCTGTTTTAACCTTTCCTGGGCTTGCGCGCGATTCGTTGAGTTCCGGTTATGGCTTGAGAACTGTGAGATGCAGATTGGTCGCGCAGACGGCTAGGTTGCTAGTTGATTCGCATTATTATTATATAGCGTCTGCTTCTTCGCTTTGCTGTGGGATACTTAGGTCACCTGGGGCACGTGGATAGCTTCTTCTGGCTGCTGGAGATTGGATTTGACATCCGATTTTGCTAATTTACTGCCTCACAAGTGTAGGAATTTTGACCAGCGTACAACTGAAGTAGTTGATGTAGTGTATTTTGTCACTGTTACTTTGCTCATTCACCTGCTTTAACGTACTAGTAAGCTTGCACGTGCAATGCACGTCTGAAATATGACTAAGAGAACTTCATAGGAATTAAACGAATACACAATGTTTTTATTCTTGAACAAATACAAGCAAAAAAACTGTGTATGACGATAAATGAGTAGGAGGGGGTTATGGATCTTGCTATCTTCTCTCATGTTCCTTGTGATCTCTGTTGCGGCCGTGGTGGTCGGGATGTGATTTATATACTGTAGTCACCAAAAAATGTGGAAAATGATGAATTGACGACCGTGACTGATGTTTAATTATTTTCTTGTCACACAAACATGTTGGAAAACAGCAGTATACAAATGCAGCCACAACAACACCATGAATATTCGTCTAGAAATATGAGTTGGCTGCAAAATTGACTGATCTTCACCACTGTCAATTACTGCTACAAATATAATGAACATGCACAAAGAGAATCAAAAGTTCACCTTATCACGTATAGAAGTGGCACTTGGATTAAGAATCtgaaacatatgcatgcatggtACCAATAACGATTGGCAGACAACGTATACGAACAAATCTTGCTTACTTTATTCAAGATATTCAGAGAAGCATGTACTGAATTTTAGGTGCATTTTCCATAGATTGTCAAAGAGATTCTGCACAGTTCTTCCATTCAAATGGTCTAGAAACTAAAAAAAATGCAGTAATCCATTGGCATAAATGCCCTACATACAATCTCCTCAAATCTTGCTTGGATTCAATCCAGCATATTTGGCATCTTTCATGCTTTGTAAAAACAAATCTTGGCCTATCGATGGATGTAGGAATAGCTACAACAATTGACATATCCAGCAGAAAATATTGATTGGCATCTTTCATGCTTTCTAATTATTTTTCTTGGGTGTAGGAAGAGGAGATAGGGCAAATTATAACATATAAAAATCCAATACCAATTGGCAGGCCAACATTCAGAGAAGCATGTACTAATTTAGCTTGTAGAAATTCAGAGAAGCATGTATTGAAGAAGCTAGCTCACGGGAAAGCATGTCGCATGATTTGATGCAGCAATTGCAGAAGAAATAACCAGTTAATCACTGACTCAATTTAGATTAAATGGGAACTATACTGTATTAAGTTGGCGAGGGGAAAAAACAATAGAGTTAGTCACTTTCAGTGTACATGAACAGTGCAGATATGCTACATCAATGTATTGATTCTATCTCTTGCTAACATCAGTATAAGTGTGCATCGGAACATGTCATGGATTTCCATATTCTGATTAGCCCCATAATAGTATTCTCCAGTTATTAATACACTTCAGAAATATATAATAGGCATTACATTTATACAGAATGTATGATAATTCAATCTGCATTGAGTTACAAAATTACAGTTGATTTTGTTTGTTTAGAAATAAAGGTACAATCAACTGTAATTAAGCATTATATGAAACACAAAAACTGGCATTGTACTGACACGGTGGCACGCTAAGGACATGCTACTTGCAAAACAAAGTAAATGAAAGTAAATCAGAACTAAAATAATCTCAAGCGGAGAGCTGAACGACAAAGTCAATACACTTGACCACGCTATAGTTCTCGAATGACCAAACTAAATTGAGATGTTTGAAACAACAAAACAGCCAGAACGGTGAGCAACACACCTAAAGCACATCACAACATGAGATCGGTCATCTGCCAATTCTCAGCTTTTTGCTTCCCGAAGAGCTATGGTAGCATGTTGCTGGAGATCCAACAGCAGTATCATCACTCTGTTGGCTGAGACATGCAGCAACATCCAACACGCCTATCAGGCTTTGCTGCACAGAGAACTTTGATGATCCAGCTGACTTTAGGACAATGGTTCCCATTGCTATCTTGTCTTAAATCAATTCGTTGATGCAACCAAACCTTGTCAATCTGCAATACATCATATTAGCCCTCTTGATTGATGCAACCAAACAAACTACAATACACCATAAATTGACTGCAACTCCAAATAAGAAAATGTTCAGATAGAAAAAGACAACAATGAACTTGAGATCAACGTTCTTGCCTACACTTTGTCAATCTCCTTCGGGTCTTGTTGACGCCTTCGAGAATTCTAGGCACTTCACGCGGAGGAAAGCAACATTCAGGCAAATCTCCATCGCTACAACAGTACATCCACCAAGTTAAAAAAAAAGGTTCCCAACTCGCCTCCACTGCTCTACAGCAAACTCAAAAGGAAAATAATGGATTCACACAGCTTTAAAGTAGGCTATTGTGAAAGGAAATCAAAATTGAATTAGAACACAACTTACAAAATTAAGGTAACTGGGAGATATGACAAAAATCCTGAAATTCTCATAACATTTGTACTCTGAATgacaacaaaaaaagaaaaaaatctgaaTAACAACAGTAATTGGAAGGATAGAACAACATTAGCTTTAAATAGAATTAGCTAGTTGAGGCTGCAAGAACAACATACAAAGCTAGCATGGCTCTAGCAACTAACAAAGTACATTTTATGCAAGCACGCCTGACCAGCTACGGACCATTTAATCGCTGGTGCTGAAAGAGATAACTCTGAAACGCAGACCTGCACGTCTCCTTGCATCCTTGGCTATCCGTGTACCTCCCCTTTGTCTGGATGGTCTTCTTCATGTTGCAGGGGCCACCGCCCTTGGGGCTCACTGACTGTCCATTAGCTCCTGCTCCTGCTACACGACATCTCCAACCATGttaaaaaaatgcaaataattcaAGATCGAATTAGTCAAGGAGTGACCTGATTCTTATGGAATCAATCTACAAATATGATCCCTCTTTGCAGATGCAAATAACATCTTTCCGCATTGTACAATTCTTCTTCTACAAGCACTCATGAGAGTTAAAAAATGCATCCATGCACCGTCTCTTTGCAGCATTGTGAcaacagtggcacttgcagcagGAAAACATATGCAGTTTTAAGAACTATACGGTATGACAATTTTATAATATGATAAAATCAATGTAAAAAATGAACAGACACTATAATTAAACTGAATCTAAATGAATTTGATCAGACTTTAGATAAATTTTCTTGATAATCTATTCCGAACGTGTAGAGAACGTCCTAATACAAGTACATTAGCGGGGTAAATCCCAAGCTTTCATAGAGCACTCGCGCCATTTGAGGTCGGGATCTACCGGTTTAATTATTTTCAGTTGGTCATGATGATCGACAGACTAACTCCCATAAAGCAGAAGAGTATGGATTACAGATAGTATGATCAATCATAATGTCAGATTTCTAACTTTTGGTTATCATTTACCCTATTCCCATAGTGTTAGATAAATTCAGACTAAAATGTTCGTTAGGTCCGGGATGACGCTGATTATCACCGGTCTTTGTTTGGTCGGTTATTCATATACAACGAATCTATGAATTGGTTTGTTAAAAATTATGTGAAAATACACATGTACCAAATCCTGAAGAAAATGCAAAGCAAAAATGATTCAAATGGGCTGGTTACCAGCAAGGCGACTAATGCCTTCTGTCGCTTTTCTTCCGCAAAATCTTCCTCACCTTCTATCACGACATCAGAACAACGAACATGTACCAGTGCTTGAACAAGATCACCCTAGTAGTGGAACAGCTCATCAGGTGATGCTCTCACAAGCTTTTCAGCAGAACCAAGAGCGCTTTCAACCTTGTGAAGACAAAAGAAAGAAAGGTCAGGATTATACAGTAGTTTCGCAGTGCAGCTGCATGATCCCTTAGACGTGTGAACTTCTTCTGCAAATTAGTGTCATCATCTGACAGATCATATGGCTCCCGGGATGAATCATTGAAGATGCAAAGACCTAGTATCACACATTAGTTCAACATGAGAATGGAACGGCAATTCCAGCCACAGCCTTCAGAATTTAGAATTTGGCACACAGCATATGAAATCAAACAAAATAAGCTCGACGCAAAATTTACCGATGAGGGAGGGCCACCCTGTGGCGTTGTTCCAGACGTACACAGCAACAGTCGTGTGCCACAGGAGAGGCGGACGGGCGTGGCCGACGGACAGGCGCGCGCGCCATAGGAGATGCGGAAGGGCGGGGCCAGCGGCGGGCGTCGTGCACCACAGGAGATGGCGGGGCTGGAGGCTGGCGTCGTAGGAGAGGCGCATGGGCCGGACAACCCGACGGCGAGCGGTGCGAAGGGAGGTTGCGCCGACGATACAGGAGATGGCGGAAGGGCGGGTCCGGCGGCAGGTGCCGTGCGCCATGGGAGAGGCAGATGGGCAGGGCGACGTCGAGCGGGGGTGAAGGGAGGTTGCGCCGGCAGCGGGCGTCATACGACCATagaggggagggagagggagcacGGCGGGGTGGGGAGGGAGGCGGGGGCGCAGTCAAGGCAGGGAAGGTCAACCTGATGAATAGGGGCTCAGTTGCGTCTAGCGGCGCGTTGTGCGGCGATTTGCTTGCGTGAGGTATAGATCGTGGGAGAAGCAGGACGTGGGCGGGGTAGTCTGCCCTGGCAGAACATTTAATCAAGAGCGTTGATTTGTGTGGTAGACCTTCGATGTAATATAGAACGTTGAATGTGATTTAGTGGGATTGATCAAACGTCTCTGGTACTTCTGTGTACACTTCGTAGTGTGGTTTTAGAGGAATTCATGTTTGCTCTTTTAATAGTAGTGTAGATACATGATATACCATCCTAGTGATTTAGCCCAACTTGGGTGTATACATAGTAGTTAGTTAATGTGATAGTTTTATGTAAGTAAAGTTGTGAAGTACTCAGGGTGTCATCCTTTGGGAAGCTTAATGTTGGCTCCCAACTTGGGTGCTCATGTTTGACGGATTACCTAGAATTGTTTGTGTTCTTGCATGATAAGTGAATATGTCTAACTGGAGCTGTAATGGTGGATGTGATGTTTTCGATGTACGCTGTCTTATACTAGCTTCATCTGTCTGGGCAATGTTTGGTGACCAGTTTTTTTTGGAACTGGTGTTATCCGACAATAGCGGTAGCTTGTAAATGGGCATTACCTGGATGCTAGTGCTTGAGCTCTTGGAGCGGAGGCTGTGGAGCAGGATTAGGCTAGGGTCAGGAACTTGGCACTCGGGTGCCATGGGGCACACGCTAGGGATAGGGCTGGAAGCCCTAGGTGCTGGGAGGACTGGAGGAGGGCTAGGTCATTCTGGAACGAATAGAAGATGAATTTCTTCCATTTCGTTGATTTGATTGATGCCGCGTGTCTGCTTCTTTATGTAGATGGTCTGCCTTACGGATACAGATGCTAGACTCAAAACTCAAAAGATTAGGATTCATATTAGGACTCAAACTACACCGTTATGTAGTAAcacccccctcccccttcccaaTAGGAATACTACTCAAGCTGGATCTTTCCTAATCTGAAAACCTGCCTTGAATCTTCGAAGCAGGTTTGCCTTCCTCGTACCTTGCCGCAATTCCTAGATTTTTTCCGCAGACCCTCAACACTTACATGTATCCACATAACGCCGGAAGATAGGCTCAAAGAGCAAGGATGAAACCCCTGATCCGTGGCCCTATCGATATGCTATAGTTATCTGAGAGCCTGTGTTGTTATTACCTAGGTTGAGTATCTGTAACTTGCTAACTGGTAT
The Aegilops tauschii subsp. strangulata cultivar AL8/78 chromosome 3, Aet v6.0, whole genome shotgun sequence genome window above contains:
- the LOC109786056 gene encoding histone H4, which codes for MSGRGKGGKGLGKGGAKRHRKVLRDNIQGITKPAIRRLARRGGVKRISGLIYEETRGVLKIFLENVIRDAVTYTEHARRKTVTAMDVVYALKRQGRTLYGFGG
- the LOC109786055 gene encoding uncharacterized protein isoform X1, which produces MTPAAGATSLHPRSTSPCPSASPMAHGTCRRTRPSAISCIVGATSLRTARRRVVRPMRLSYDASLQPRHLLWCTTPAAGPALPHLLWRARLSVGHARPPLLWHTTVAVYVWNNATGWPSLIGLCIFNDSSREPYDLSDDDTNLQKKFTRLRDHAAALRNYSGAGANGQSVSPKGGGPCNMKKTIQTKGRYTDSQGCKETCSDGDLPECCFPPREVPRILEGVNKTRRRLTKCRLTRFGCINELI
- the LOC109786055 gene encoding uncharacterized protein isoform X5 — encoded protein: MTPAAGATSLHPRSTSPCPSASPMAHGTCRRTRPSAISCIVGATSLRTARRRVVRPMRLSYDASLQPRHLLWCTTPAAGPALPHLLWRARLSVGHARPPLLWHTTVAVYVWNNATGWPSLIGLCIFNDSSREPYDLSDDDTNLQKKFTRLRDHAAALRNYSGAGANGQSVSPKGGGPCNMKKTIQTKGRYTDSQGCKETCSDGDLPECCFPPREVPRILEGVNKTRRRLTKY
- the LOC109786055 gene encoding uncharacterized protein isoform X3, translating into MTPAAGATSLHPRSTSPCPSASPMAHGTCRRTRPSAISCIVGATSLRTARRRVVRPMRLSYDASLQPRHLLWCTTPAAGPALPHLLWRARLSVGHARPPLLWHTTVAVYVWNNATGWPSLIGLCIFNDSSREPYDLSDDDTNLQKKFTRLRDHAAALRNYSGAGANGQSVSPKGGGPCNMKKTIQTKGRYTDSQGCKETCRSAFQSYLFQHQRLNAMEICLNVAFLRVKCLEFSKASTRPEGD
- the LOC109786055 gene encoding uncharacterized protein isoform X4, translating into MTPAAGATSLHPRSTSPCPSASPMAHGTCRRTRPSAISCIVGATSLRTARRRVVRPMRLSYDASLQPRHLLWCTTPAAGPALPHLLWRARLSVGHARPPLLWHTTVAVYVWNNATGWPSLIGLCIFNDSSREPYDLSDDDTNLQKKFTRLRDHAAALRNYSGAGANGQSVSPKGGGPCNMKKTIQTKGRYTDSQGCKETCRSAFQSYLFQHQRLNEYKCYENFRIFVISPSYLNFRWRFA
- the LOC109786055 gene encoding uncharacterized protein isoform X2, coding for MTPAAGATSLHPRSTSPCPSASPMAHGTCRRTRPSAISCIVGATSLRTARRRVVRPMRLSYDASLQPRHLLWCTTPAAGPALPHLLWRARLSVGHARPPLLWHTTVAVYVWNNATGWPSLIGLCIFNDSSREPYDLSDDDTNLQKKFTRLRDHAAALRNYSGAGANGQSVSPKGGGPCNMKKTIQTKGRYTDSQGCKETCRSAFQSYLFQHQRLNEYKCYENFRIFVISPSYLNFVSCVLIQF
- the LOC109786055 gene encoding uncharacterized protein isoform X6 is translated as MTPAAGATSLHPRSTSPCPSASPMAHGTCRRTRPSAISCIVGATSLRTARRRVVRPMRLSYDASLQPRHLLWCTTPAAGPALPHLLWRARLSVGHARPPLLWHTTVAVYVWNNATGWPSLIGLCIFNDSSREPYDLSDDDTNLQKKFTRLRDHAAALRNYSGAGANGQSVSPKGGGPCNMKKTIQTKGRYTDSQGCKETCRVQML